Part of the Mytilus trossulus isolate FHL-02 chromosome 2, PNRI_Mtr1.1.1.hap1, whole genome shotgun sequence genome is shown below.
aattaaagaaaaaatggaatgttgttagcagaatcaaaacagaaatgatgaaCATTGCAACATTTtcagcaaaatataaataggatggaggatctgtgtattcacattatttgtaaaactctccTTATTCATGTGAAGCGTGTGCTTTACATCGAGGCTTGCTATGCTTATCATTGACGCCACAGTACTTCAACCAATCAGACAATGTTTATTTTGggcatttgactttttttaactcagattttggaatattttaatcgaaattatagaaaaatggaatgttgttagtacatataaaatagaaaatgatgaatacttttagctaaagataatttggatgggggttctgtgtattcgcattatttgcacaactctccttactgatgccatattttggaatttccgtgacctaaatggttcgcgaaaattaatatttttatatatagtatagtaatAAGTCAACGCAATTTAGCAAGTGTGGAATTTTTAAGAGTGATTCTACGacttgtttatttcaaatattcctTTTCTCCTTAGACGCTGGATGTGAAATATCGCTGTCGGATTTATTGACGGGGTCGGTATAGATATTATTTTGTCGAATGTTCTAATCTATTTGTGGTTCAAGcttggatataaaaaaaaaaagatgtggtatgattgccaatgagacaactgtccaaaagagaccaaaatgagacAGAAattgaacaactataggtcaccgtacggccttcaacaatgagcaaagcccataccgtatagtaagctataaaaaattccgataagacaatgtaaaacaattcaaacgagaaaactaacggccttatttatataaaaaagattgaacgaaaaacaaatatgtaacacataaatagtATGGTTCTGCTACGGTGGCATCAACATTGGCAAATCAGTACGACGCTTTGTACTAGGAAATCAAATGCCTTAACTTCTTTTGACGGTCCGTCGGTTAAACATTCATTGACTCCATCATAGAAACATATTTCACAATGAATTTCTGGTTGTTTATTATTACTTACTGATTAATAAATTTTTCTAGAGGGTTTTTCTTGGCCTTTgggtgaagaaaaaaaacgtaCTGTTCTTTTGAAgtcaatgttatttttatcttaGGCGGCAACGCATGAAAAGAAAGACTACTCAAATGATCtcgttgaaaacaaaattgtaacttTTTGTTTGATACATTATTCTAATAGGAGAAATACGTTAAGGTCGCAGTCTTGTACCTATTTTTGCATGTTATggtaaaattcattaaaaaaagtgaCTTTCTCTTCATTACTTTGTCTGttgaaatttcaattaatttaggagaggtaaatgttttttttttgttctaacGGTGTTGCATTGTACGTATGCTAAATTAGAAGTAGACAAAAGGGTGCATGaacaattttgttattaacaAAGTCATGCCTTCATTTCTTTGTAGGTGAGTATAGTAAGTGTCAGACCACCTATTCACCCACTCTAATTTAGAACGTATAAGGTATCCCTTCcctgaaaaaataatgttttcgaTGTCATTGTTTACTCAAACTAACCAACatatttgcagaaatgaaaattttggtgaaagaaaaatattttaagaccATTTTAAGTTAAAATGTACTCGTCCTAGactaaattgaaaattaaggaTTAAGGCTCTCAAtaatatactaatttaagatttctaGAAATTTAGGGATTATTTTAATAGACTAAGTACTTTGGTTCCAAACGACAGTTCTTGGTTATACACGACTTTAAACATGGTTTGAAATATGCACGTAGAAAGGTGACACTTGTATATTCAAGAAATACCTAGTTTCAATAAATGTTGAACCAAAGATGAAATTGTAAgtaagctgtgaaaattgctaAATTTGGTTGAATAGGCAGGTATTTtgaattggtggtctgacaccttttaACATCACATAAGATTTAAGAATGCTATAGTTTGCTTATGAAATACGCAATTCGAAAggttatttaaaattattaacattATATGTGATGTTATGGAAATGGACCTATTAACACCTTAAGTTTACCATATTATCAAGTTTATAAATTAGTTTTTGTCTACGGAGCACTGTTGGGGACCTATACAGAAAGACAAAATACGCACTCaatatatggtttttttttgcgcttagtgtaattatattttgcgcttagttattttaatattttgtgattCACTTTTTCATTCTGTGCACTTAATACAAAATaccactttaaataaaaaaaaaaaaagtattctgtTAAAGATTACAAAAGAATTTGTCCTTAAACATGTCTGCCTTTAACCtgattataaacatttttgaaacatttttgttcttttattaatgttttctaTCCGACATTGTAAGTTTATACAACCTATCATCATTATAGAGGTGAACTGCTTAACCCAATTGCGTAAATCTGTGTCTATGGGTAAGAAAAATTAAATCGATGTGAATGATACTGAGTTTAATCAAATTTCATACATGCCTAAAAACTGCAAGGTATATATTGTTTACTTGAATTTATAagcttttcaacttttgtttgaGGTTTGGAATATTTGAATAGTTTGGCTTCAAACTTTACTTAagagacattttaaaattgtggaAATGCGCAAGAAGTTATAAAATCGGTACCGATTATGtcatccacaaaaaaaaatcctttctctGCCGTACtattgtctggttttttttttcaactgtaTATTCATGTTACTTGATGTTGCTTTAATGTACGGAATGTTCTGAATGGTAATGGTGATTCAAAACTTCAACAGAGAAAGACATTGGAGACATAGTCAACTAAAGTCGTGAGTTTGTATAAATTGATGACAAACGAAACAAAACATATCCcaatattgaagaaaaataCTCCGTCtagataaatcaattaaattcaggcatttgcaaataaaaaggtttaattacacaaaaaacTGGATGATCATcacttataaatatttacatttataagtTTACACACGAAGTCTCCTTCGTCTACGTTGAGCGCAGTGAAATATACTTTTCAATTGTTGCATAAATTGTTGACAAGAACACCcgtataaaataatgtttgttgtaCTATTAAACAGAAGTAGAAAATCTGTTATTTCAGCAATTCCAAGCAATAGATAATCGGGTTCATGATAAAATAGTCTACCATATGATGATAAAATAGCATCTGGAAGAATACATACTACAAATGATATAATAGTTAGTAATAAAGTTTTGGTTGCTTTCTTCTTTGCTTTCCTTAATCGAGTTTTCTGGAGACGAAGCAAAATTAAAATGCTCAGTACTGTAATTATGACTATTGGAATAAGTGCACGTAAGATGTAGTAACACAAGTTATAAGCTTTGCTGAATGTAATAAGCGTGTCACTTTGCTCTGTTGTTTGGTTAGCTCTAAATTCCTCTCTTAATTCCAAGGGAACAGATAATGTCAAAGTGGTGATAACAATGAACACTGATATGATAACAGCTCGTGTATGCGTGACGATTCTCCTGGCTTTTTGTGCATACCGAACACAAATAAATCGTTCTGTTGCGATAGTAACTGTTATCCAAGCTGTACACGTCATAGTAGAGTTGAAAAGATAGTGCGCATAAGGAGCCAAAGACTTGTATGCCCTCTCACTTACTGTCGAGCTAACTGTTCGTCCTAGCATAATGCAGATAAAGTACAGCATGTCATTTAAGACATGCAATAGATTTGAACCAAGCAATATCAATAAGAAAGTATTTGCAGTTGATCTCATCTTTTTCCTTGACAAAACAATCATACCAATAATGTTGGCTGGAATACCAACTAAACAAAAGATTGGATATAAAACCAAGCCAGTCACAGAACGCATTAACAGATAGAATCCGAGATAGCTTGATATCTCTGTTGAGTTACTTATATCCATGTTAGATGCTTTGTTCAAGATATTTAGTAATCTGAAAGCAAAAGAATAAAGATAAGTAAATAGGGAAAACTATAAcataaataatcatataaattatttcatttcttatTATAATTTCATGATATTGGCTTATATTAGTATACAATActagaaatacaaaaagatgTATGATTTCAGAGGaggtttcttttttctttttcttgtaaGGTAAAGCTTTATAAATTTAGTTTATACagaaacaaaaacttaaaacaagTATAAAATCATCGTTTGTGCTTTTTTTCCTATTGGTAACAAGTTTTACTTGTacagaaaaatgcaaaaaaatataccGATATATAAGGTATCGTTTTTTATTTGTGTCAATGGAACAAATGTTGTTCaaagtattataattcaaaGAATATGTTATATCCAAGATGTTAGCTCTTACATTATTTTGTTACTAGCAGTCAAAACATTTTAGActacataaatacttattatttttatttacaaaaattcaaTAGAATAACACGAATGATACTTACGTCTTAACTTTACTGTAGAAAGATtgaaattgacttttgttttgACTTTTAAAGTTATAAACCTTTCGACGTCAGTGATGTCGCACGGAGCCGATGTGCTAATTAACGGGAAGGGCTGATTGTAATGTGACTTTCAAAGAAAGGAAATGAACATGATTTTCATCTAATTGAGACTAAAGCCTTGTACGTGTAACTTATGAGAAGATTAGTTTCCAGCTGTCAAAAATTCGTGAAATCATATACGATCTGACATACTTCCATTCGATTAAATACATAATgaaaaaaagcattttaaaaCATGTGAATCAAAAAGTAATCAGTAAAAAAAGATAGAAGGTCATCTGAGAAAGTAATAGAGatacataaaggcaacaaagtataccgctgttcaaaacttataaatccatggaaaaaaaacaaaatcggggtaacaaactaaaaccgagggaaacacatatTGATCcaaaactacacaaaaaaaGCAATGGTTACCATACCGAATGAAAAATTAGAACTAGTTGATTACCACCATGAAACACATGTTAGACAACTTCAATATTCAAGATttaaagaattatttaaaaaaaa
Proteins encoded:
- the LOC134705713 gene encoding galanin receptor type 2-like produces the protein MDISNSTEISSYLGFYLLMRSVTGLVLYPIFCLVGIPANIIGMIVLSRKKMRSTANTFLLILLGSNLLHVLNDMLYFICIMLGRTVSSTVSERAYKSLAPYAHYLFNSTMTCTAWITVTIATERFICVRYAQKARRIVTHTRAVIISVFIVITTLTLSVPLELREEFRANQTTEQSDTLITFSKAYNLCYYILRALIPIVIITVLSILILLRLQKTRLRKAKKKATKTLLLTIISFVVCILPDAILSSYGRLFYHEPDYLLLGIAEITDFLLLFNSTTNIILYGCSCQQFMQQLKSIFHCAQRRRRRLRV